One window of Papaver somniferum cultivar HN1 chromosome 9, ASM357369v1, whole genome shotgun sequence genomic DNA carries:
- the LOC113312671 gene encoding uncharacterized protein LOC113312671 encodes MLDCAQETRAIQSAGELSIYHDVRGIVALIARWCVPTHTFICRWEEFTITLEDVVALLHLPVTGNFPTPLSADENAISDVLTATMNVIDKLSSKSCYSQWLRHWWPRDRTPKRPVDGILNIAAFLCMWLSRDVFEDNRNLLKPFVISFAIKIAQGEKLLVGSLFLGLLFSNLDSLFVDSSVSNGSVKIETYANTMFLQALWWERLKNYAPIPRSIMQGLNADARYVLSEKDKARIMRWSTKKPRSKTRFTSVLDNEHEFNFRPWVSIPPLVSQLITFNDAEENITLESGADLSDGERSFILSCTHGYLAIVVRP; translated from the coding sequence ATGTTGGACTGCGCACAGGAGACACGAGCTATCCAGTCAGCTGGGGAGTTGTCGATTTATCATGACGTGAGAGGTATCGTAGCTTTGATtgctcgttggtgtgttcctactcatactttcatatgcaggtgGGAAGAATTTACCATCACTTTAGAGGATGtggttgctttattgcatcttccagtcACGGGTAATTTCCCTACACCACTTTCGGCAGATGAGAATGCAATTTCTGATGTCTTGACAGCTACAATGAATGTTATTGACAAATTATCCAGCAAGTCTTGTTATTCTCAATGGTTGAGgcactggtggccgagagatagaacTCCTAAAAGACCTGTGGATGGTATATTgaacattgctgctttcttgtgcatGTGGTTGTCccgagatgtatttgaagataatCGAAACTTGCTGAAACCATTCGTGATTTCTTTCGCTATTAAGATagctcaaggtgagaaacttcttGTTGGTAGTCTGTTCCTGGGTTTACTATTCTCCAATTTGGACTCCTTGTTCGTGGATTCCAGTGTTTCCAATGGCTCCGTGAAAATTGAAACATATGCCAAtacaatgtttctccaagctttatGGTGGGAGCGCTTGAAGAATTATGCACCAATTCCTCGTAGCATCATGCAAGGATTGAATGCTGACGCTCGTTATGTTCTTTCTGAGAAGGATAAAGCCAGaattatgcgttggtctacaaagaagCCTCGAAGCAAGACACGCTTCACTAGTGTTTTAGATAATGAGCATGAGTTTAATTTCCGTCCTTGGGTGTCGATTCCTCCTTTGGTCTCgcagttgatcactttcaatgaCGCTGAAGAAAACATTACTTTGGAATCGGGTGCAgacctgagtgatggtgagagatccttcatactgagttgtactcatgGTTACTTAGCAATAGTTGTTAgaccatag